From Gigantopelta aegis isolate Gae_Host chromosome 11, Gae_host_genome, whole genome shotgun sequence, the proteins below share one genomic window:
- the LOC121385009 gene encoding 26S proteasome non-ATPase regulatory subunit 3-like, with amino-acid sequence MSWKDFFSQMFSITEDVEMKDVSSPPSEGEKKEEEVKKDPDILTLEDIREHVRQIEKAVSTKEPRFMSRALRGLVTIRRKLSVKILRKLIQGYFTGQAQASKDELFMYLIPPAEMNGLGLPFRPRSGKAVNQPLLPEIEMYIHLLIVIYLIDNKKYTEAAKCSDLLMKKIGQHNRRTLDTLAAKCYFYYSRSYELTNQLDRIREFLHARLRTATLRSDSEGQATLINLLLRNYLHYSLYEQADKLVSKSTFPELSSNNEWARFLYYLGKIKSAQLEYSAAHKHLLQAMRKAPQHSAVGFKQTVQRLAITVELLLGEIPDRYTFRQPTMRKTLAPYFQLTQAVRMGNLLRFNEVLAKFGTKFQAEDTYKLIIRLRHNVIKTGVRMISLSYSRISLSDIAHKLSLDSPEDAEYIVAKTIRDGVIEATIDHEKGYVQSKETVDIYTTKEPMTAFHQRISFCLDIHNHSVKAMRFPPKSYNKDLESAEERREREQQELESAKEIADEDFDGFP; translated from the exons GATGTGGAAATGAAAGACGTTTCCAGTCCTCCGTCTGAAGGAGAAAAGAAAGAGGAAGAAGTGAAGAAAGATCCTGATATTCTAACTTTGGAGG ATATCCGGGAGCATGTTCGCCAGATTGAAAAGGCCGTGTCGACGAAAGAACCGCGCTTCATGTCGAGAGCTCTGCGCGGCCTCGTCACGATCAGAAGGAAACTGAGTGTGAAGATTCTGCGGAAACTCATCCAGGGTTACTTCACTGGCCAGGCACAGGCGAGCAAGGATGAACTCTTTATGTACCTCATTCCA CCTGCTGAAATGAATGGATTGGGGCTTCCATTTCGGCCACGGTCGGGGAAGGCTGTCAACCAGCCCCTACTGCCAGAGATTGAGATGTACATCCATTTACTGATTGTGATTTATCTCATAGATAACAAAAAATACACTGAG GCGGCCAAGTGCTCTGACCTACTTATGAAGAAGATTGGTCAGCACAACAGACGCACACTGGATACGCTGGCGGCCAagtgctacttctactactcgAGATCCTACGAACTCACTAACCAACTTGACAGAATCAGGGA ATTCCTTCACGCTAGACTTCGAACAGCGACGCTGCGATCTGATTCGGAGGGTCAGGCCACGCTGATCAACTTGTTGCTGAGAAATTACCTCCATTACAGTCTGTACGAGCAGGCTGATAAACTCGTGTCCAAGTCGACCTTCCCAGAACTGTCGTCCAACAATGAGTGGGCCAGATTTCTGTATTATTTAG gaaaaataaaatctgcacaGCTGGAATACTCGGCAGCGCACAAACATCTGCTGCAGGCAATGAGAAAGGCACCCCAGCACTCGGCGGTCGGCTTTAAACAGACTGTACAGCGATTGGCCATCACCGTTGAGTTGTTGCTAGGCGAGATCCCCGACAGATACACGTTTCGACAGCCGACGATGAGGAAAACTCTGGCACCATACTTTCAGCTCACTCAAG CCGTGAGGATGGGCAACCTGCTGCGGTTCAATGAGGTTCTCGCCAAGTTCGGCACCAAGTTCCAGGCGGAGGACACCTACAAGTTGATAATCCGCCTGCGCCACAACGTCATCAAGACGGGCGTCAGGATGATCAGTCTGTCGTACTCCCGCATCTCACTCAGCGACATCGCGCACAAACTCTCACTCGACAGTCCCGAGGATGCAGAGTACATTGTCGCAAAG ACTATCCGAGACGGTGTGATCGAGGCCACGATTGACCACGAGAAGGGTTACGTCCAGTCGAAGGAAACGGTAGATATTTACACGACGAAGGAGCCAATGACAGCATTTCACCAGAGAATCAGCTTCTGTCTCGACATTCACAACCACTCCGTGAAG gCAATGAGATTCCCACCGAAGTCTTACAACAAGGATTTGGAATCGGCCGAG gaGCGTCGCGAGAGAGAACAGCAGGAGTTGGAAAGTGCCAAGGAGATCGCTGATGAGGATTTTGATGGCTTCCCTTGA